The following DNA comes from Quercus robur chromosome 1, dhQueRobu3.1, whole genome shotgun sequence.
TAGTTGTATAAGCgatccaaaattccaaataaacaaTTGGATTGACTTAGGTATTGGTTCACTAGATTACCGGTCTGGCCAGTTTGGTCAATCTAGGCTTAATAACTATGCTATAAAGCCAAGCCATAGTAATTTATCatgttctctttctctttacatttctttttgggataattacacattacccacctgtggtttaccTCTAATTCTAAGTGTCTACTCGTAGtttgaattttgacactttgcccacctgtgattATCTCCGTCTATGTGCTGTGTGCCCACCTCTCCCTCACCGTTACTCTAACATAGGAAATAGATCAAAGTCACTCCCATCCAGATCAAAACACTCACTTTTCCAAAAACCACTCAGTCACTCTCATCCGCTTGCTCACCAAAAATCACTCAGTGTCACTCCCAAAAATCACTTAaaatcactcactcactcactcactcccatCGTTCATGCAAACCAAACCGAGATAGACAGCTTCTCCGTTCATCTGTGGCAGGAAGACTCACTCATGGGTATCGCGCTTCGCTTCACTTGACTGGGAGTTGAAAGCTTGAGGTCGTGCATGCAAACCGATTTGAGGAAGATCAAGATTATTGCTGTTCTGTTCAGCCGTTGCAGGTAGATTAGGATTTTGCGTTTTAATCTTTGAAATCTAGGGTTCTGAATTGGGTCTTAAAATGCCGGTGGATTTTAAAATGCCGGTGCCGGTGGTGGGTTTTAAAAACTCATTTTTGCCGGTGGTGGGTTTTAAAATGCCCGGTGATAATTgtatttctttcttcctcacttAATATGCACGGTCACTTTGTTAAAATTCCTGTGGGTTTTAAAATTGGGTAGTCTTTCTTCCAAATTCTTTCTTCCAAATTCGGTTAACATATCTGCATTTTCTGCATTTTCTCCAGCACGGTCACTATATCTGCATTTTCTTATTACTGGCTTAACAGTTATGAATATATATCTGCATTTTCttattactttaaaataaaggTCTGTGGCCCATCAACTTTTTTAACAATGTGGTTGTAGCATGAGTAGTTGTTACTAAATTTAGATGAGTTGATTCTTGCCACTCGTAACAGATTTGTTGGTCTATAAGCTTGTAACAAATTTTTGCTATGTCTTCATCAACTGGCAATGGCTCTACAACTAGTGGTTTCTACCATGCTGGAGATGGTCATTTATGTACCCTTGAGAATTGTGCCCTAAGAACAAGTCGAAAAGCTGGTAACTATGGAAGAAGATTTGTTGGTTGTAGTCAATTTAATGTAAGTAACAATTACATTGTTGTATTTGAATTGAGTTGAATTGAATTATTAGTTGTGATTAATTGTGAACTGTGAAATTAATTGTTATAATTGTAATGCTCAGGTTGGTCCCAAATGTGGCTTCTTTCAGTGGGTAGATAACGAAACTTGTAAGAGTGACCGTGAAAGGATAAGTATGCTTGAGAATGAATTGCAGCTTGCAAATCAGAGAGAAATGACAACTAAGGAAATGGAAGAAAGATGTAACCGGAGGGAAAGAGAAACTCATGAGCTTTATGTAGAAATTAGAGAGAAACTTAAGAGagttagagagagtgagagattgtaCAAGATGACATTAGTTTTGTCatggttatttttcatttttgtaatgttgttgttgtgttttgccTCAGTGAACAATAATGTAAGAGCGAGGAACCTTAATCTGCCATAATACTTGGTGGAATGTTGAAATGTTATTGGGTAATTGAAATGGAAAGTGTTGTTTTTGTGCAAATATtgtttagtataatttttttattcctttttacTTCATCCTGTGATTGATATACATTGGCACAAAGTGTTATGTGGAAatattaataacataataacTTGAATGGAACATGTTGGTTCAATATATACACCTGTGTCAATGCACACCTGCCTATAAATGGAACATGTTTTACACATATACATGATTTGTTGCACACCTGCCTATAAATGGAACATGTTTTACACAGACACATGATTTGTTGTGTGAATACATACACCTGTGTAAATCCACCAAAAGAACAAGACAAGAAAAACAGAGTCCACCAAAAGCACAAGACAAGCACAACACAACAAAATACTTTATCCTATTTCAATGCACATTAACATTAATAAAAGTGAAGAGTCATTGAACACATCCTGTGActtcacaaaataaaagaagaacaaCCTATTCAGTgactttacaaaataaaagtggAGACATTAACAAAGTTTTATGTCACATGCATACAAAATTGCCAACATTGTTTTTGGCACATCCTGTGACTTTACACATCTTCCAATTAAAACCCACCAACTAGTCCACTAGTGCTCAGACATACATATTTCCAACCGAAATTGCCAATATTGTTTTTGACACTTGACATATACATTAAACAAGTGAACTATAacaaaaaagttgttgaaactTTAACATCTTCCAAGTTTTCATTTACTACTTTAGGTGCCCTTGCCAGCTGCATTCTTGCCCTTGCCAGCTGCATTCTTGCCCTTTCCACCAACTGGTTGAAACTTTCTGCCTTTAAACCCCCTAGCAGATGTACTTGGCTGCATAACCAAAAATCCAACAGTTAGCAAGATTATCCAACAATTAGCAAGATGATCCAACAATAGCaagtaagagaaaaaaaataaacaaaatagaacaAGCCAGAGGTGCCTGAGATGGTAAAGAATCCCATGTCTCTCTAGGGGTATGGAAGCTTGGTTGTGAGGATGAAGAGAACCAATTAGCCTTAGATCTAGTTGCAGGTTGAGTTGCAGCCTCAGATCTATTGTTTGGTGCAGGTTGAGATGCAGTTTGACCAAAAGCTCTATATGCACTCTGAGATCTAGCACTTGGTGGCTGAGATGCAGTTTGAAGTGTTGCAGTCTGCTTTGTTTTTGTAGATTTACTGCCTTGTGCCTACAAAGAGGGTAGTACAAGTTACACACATGAAATACTTGAGGAAATGAATATAGTTCAAAGCATGGAAATACTTACAGCTGCTAATTTAGCAAGTCTATCTCTTCTCTGCCATGTAGTTTCACCAGTGATGCCTGCCTTGCACCCTCTTGCATTATGTCCTTCTTTCTTGCACTTCCCACACTTGATTGTCTTGTTCATCCTAGAAACTCTATAAGGGTTCCTTGGCTCTTCAggatctctttttctttactttggTGGTCTGCCAGGTGGTTTATACACATGAGGAGCAACAGGAGCAGGTTGGTTAGTCTTAACCCACTCAGACTGGCCAGGCATTGGCTGTATTATCTCTTTGTATGTTTCAGCAAATGTCTCTTTTAAGTAACAAGGATGCACATAGTTCTCCACTTTCTCCAGGTTCTTAACAATAGCAAAGATCCCATGTTTGCAGGGAAGTCCTGTCAAATCCCAAATCCTATAGCTGCATGCTTTCTTAGCCAAGTCAACCACATGTCTCTCATGACCATTATCAACCTCATACATGAAGCTGCCTGCTGGAGTAGCATTGAAAGGTATAGATTCATGTTTTAACTTCTCTAATTTGTCTTGAATATTAAGACAAACTTTTCCAGTGTATTTTGCTATACCTCTCatctttttgtattgtttggtcATGAGCCTAACTCTAATCCACTCCAACATTGCTAAAATTGGCTTATCCCTAGCTTCTAAAATCATGGCATTAAAAGACTCACTCAAGTTATTAGctaaacaatcacacaaagtTCTACTACTAAAGTGAGACTTAGACCATTGTGCA
Coding sequences within:
- the LOC126714129 gene encoding uncharacterized protein LOC126714129, producing MSSSTGNGSTTSGFYHAGDGHLCTLENCALRTSRKAGNYGRRFVGCSQFNVGPKCGFFQWVDNETCKSDRERISMLENELQLANQREMTTKEMEERCNRRERETHELYVEIREKLKRVRESERLYKMTLVLSWLFFIFVMLLLCFASVNNNVRARNLNLP